The following are encoded in a window of Amycolatopsis lexingtonensis genomic DNA:
- the kstD gene encoding 3-oxosteroid 1-dehydrogenase, protein MDADLTRRQILRGTAAGVGLAATSALAAPSAASAAQVGEYDVVVVGSGAAGMTAALTAAKRGLSVVVVEKAPTFGGSAARSGAGIWIPNNPVLLAAGVPDTPAKAAQYLAAVVGPDVPAARQEAFLRNGPAMISFVLANSPLRFRFMDGYSDYYPELPGGLPNGRSIEPDQFDGNLLGAELAHLNPPYLATPAGMVVFSADYKWLNLAAVNAKGAAVAAACLARGTAAAVAGQKPLTMGQSLAAGLRAGLLAANVPVWLNTPLVDLNIENGAVTGVLVPQGLVRARRGVIVGSGGFEHNAGMRAQYQRQPIGTDWTVGAKENTGDGIRAGQRAGAALDLMEDAWWGPAIPVPGDPYFCLAERTLPGGLLVNQAGQRFVNEAAPYSDVVHTMYDKNPTAPDIPAWLVVDQNYRNKYLFRDILPLLPFPDSWYAAGAVFKASTIQDLGAKIGVPSAALKSTVDRFNSLARSGVDSDFHRGASAYDHYYTDPLVLPNSCLAPLWAPPFYALRIVPGDLGTKGGMRTDARARVLRPDGTVIPGLYAAGNASAAVMGHSYAGAGSTIGPAMTFGYIAANDV, encoded by the coding sequence ATGGATGCCGACCTGACCCGCCGCCAGATCCTGCGCGGCACCGCGGCGGGCGTGGGCCTCGCGGCGACGTCCGCGCTGGCCGCGCCGTCCGCCGCGAGCGCGGCGCAGGTGGGCGAGTACGACGTCGTCGTGGTCGGGTCCGGGGCGGCGGGCATGACCGCCGCGTTGACGGCGGCCAAGCGCGGGCTGAGCGTCGTCGTGGTCGAGAAGGCACCGACGTTCGGCGGCTCCGCGGCCCGCTCCGGCGCGGGGATCTGGATCCCGAACAACCCGGTGCTGCTCGCCGCGGGAGTACCCGACACACCGGCGAAAGCCGCGCAGTACCTCGCCGCCGTCGTCGGGCCGGACGTGCCGGCCGCCCGCCAGGAAGCCTTCCTGCGCAACGGTCCCGCGATGATTTCCTTTGTCCTGGCGAACAGTCCGCTGCGGTTCCGGTTCATGGACGGCTACAGCGACTACTACCCGGAGCTCCCCGGCGGCCTGCCGAACGGCCGCTCGATCGAGCCGGACCAGTTCGACGGCAACCTCCTCGGCGCGGAGCTGGCGCACCTCAACCCGCCCTACCTGGCCACGCCCGCCGGGATGGTCGTGTTCAGCGCGGACTACAAGTGGCTCAACCTCGCCGCGGTCAACGCCAAGGGCGCGGCGGTCGCGGCCGCCTGCCTGGCCCGCGGCACGGCCGCCGCGGTCGCCGGGCAGAAGCCGCTCACCATGGGGCAGTCCCTCGCCGCCGGGCTGCGGGCCGGGCTGCTCGCGGCGAACGTCCCGGTGTGGCTGAACACCCCGCTCGTCGACCTGAACATCGAAAACGGTGCGGTCACCGGGGTTCTGGTGCCGCAGGGGCTGGTGCGGGCGCGCCGCGGCGTGATCGTCGGCTCGGGCGGGTTCGAGCACAACGCCGGGATGCGCGCGCAGTACCAGCGCCAGCCGATCGGGACCGATTGGACGGTCGGCGCGAAGGAGAACACCGGCGACGGCATCCGGGCCGGGCAGCGCGCCGGCGCCGCGCTCGACCTGATGGAGGACGCGTGGTGGGGCCCGGCCATCCCGGTGCCCGGCGACCCGTACTTCTGCCTGGCCGAGCGCACCCTGCCCGGCGGGCTGCTGGTCAACCAGGCCGGGCAGCGGTTCGTCAACGAAGCCGCACCCTACAGCGACGTCGTGCACACGATGTACGACAAGAACCCGACCGCGCCGGACATCCCCGCGTGGCTCGTCGTCGACCAGAACTACCGGAACAAGTACCTGTTCCGCGACATCCTGCCGCTGCTGCCGTTCCCGGATTCCTGGTACGCGGCCGGTGCGGTGTTCAAGGCCTCGACCATCCAGGACCTCGGCGCGAAGATCGGCGTGCCGTCCGCCGCACTGAAGTCCACTGTGGACCGCTTCAATAGTCTGGCTCGGTCCGGAGTGGACAGTGACTTCCACCGCGGCGCGAGCGCGTACGACCACTACTACACGGACCCGCTGGTGCTGCCCAACTCCTGCCTCGCGCCGCTGTGGGCGCCGCCGTTCTACGCGTTGCGGATCGTCCCCGGCGACCTCGGCACGAAGGGCGGCATGCGCACCGACGCCCGGGCGCGCGTGCTGCGCCCGGACGGCACGGTCATCCCCGGCCTGTACGCGGCCGGCAACGCGAGCGCCGCGGTGATGGGCCACAGCTACGCCGGCGCGGGCTCGACCATCGGCCCGGCGATGACGTTCGGCTACATCGCCGCGAACGACGTCTAG
- a CDS encoding SDR family NAD(P)-dependent oxidoreductase has translation MIAVLGVGPGLGLSIARRFGREGFTTALVSRTATRHDAYREALTGIPAHTYTADVTDETQLRDVLARITTDTGEIDTVYFGPADATGGPGIKPLTEAGPDDLRTPFENFMLPAANLVKAALPPMLTRGSGALLFAGGLSGKHPMPMLGTLAPASAALRMYVLTLHAALREKGVYAGILTIGGLIERGDIHRVFTSQDHGFTAGTLNPDDIADEAWSLYVERDTAEAEFNAMAAV, from the coding sequence GTGATCGCCGTCCTGGGCGTCGGCCCCGGGCTCGGCCTGTCGATCGCCCGCCGCTTCGGCCGCGAAGGCTTTACGACGGCGCTGGTTTCCCGCACCGCCACCCGGCACGACGCCTATCGCGAGGCCCTGACCGGGATCCCCGCGCACACCTATACCGCCGACGTCACCGACGAAACCCAGCTCCGCGACGTCCTCGCCCGGATCACCACGGACACCGGCGAAATCGACACGGTGTACTTCGGCCCGGCCGACGCGACCGGCGGCCCGGGCATCAAGCCGCTCACCGAAGCGGGCCCCGACGACCTGCGCACGCCGTTCGAGAACTTCATGCTCCCGGCCGCGAACCTAGTCAAAGCGGCACTGCCGCCGATGCTGACCCGCGGCTCGGGCGCCCTGCTCTTCGCCGGTGGTCTCAGCGGCAAGCACCCGATGCCGATGCTCGGCACCCTCGCCCCGGCGTCGGCGGCGCTGCGCATGTACGTCCTGACGCTGCACGCGGCCCTGCGCGAGAAAGGCGTCTACGCCGGCATCCTCACCATCGGCGGCCTCATCGAGCGCGGCGACATCCACCGCGTGTTCACGTCGCAGGACCACGGGTTCACCGCCGGAACGCTGAACCCGGACGACATCGCCGACGAGGCGTGGTCGTTGTACGTCGAGCGCGACACGGCGGAGGCGGAGTTCAACGCGATGGCCGCGGTCTAG
- a CDS encoding 6-phospho-beta-glucosidase yields the protein MKLAILGGGGFRVPLVHGALLRDGGVTDLVLHDVDAGRLAAIERVLAEQAAGVAGAPRVRVATDLADALSDVDFVFSAIRVGGLRGRRLDEQLAHAEGVLGQETVGAGGIAYGLRTIPVAVELARLIGELAPRAWVINFTNPAGMVTEAMAAHLGGRVLGICDSPVGLCRRVAGALGIDPATAWFDYAGLNHLGWLRAVRVGGEDVLPRLLADPGALESFEEGKLFGASWLRALGAVPNEYLHYYYFAREAASSSASRGALLLEQQRDFYAEPSLAAWDRTRLEREATYMAETREGERDDLEGGGYENVALALMRAIAFGERTNLILNVRNGSALPDVPPDAVVEVPCVVDANGARPLAVSPLPGHALGLVTAIKAVERATIEAATTGSREAALRAFALHPLIDSVSVARRLLDAYAAAHPELSYLA from the coding sequence GTGAAGCTGGCCATCCTCGGCGGTGGCGGGTTCCGCGTGCCGCTGGTGCACGGCGCGCTGCTGCGCGACGGCGGCGTCACGGACCTGGTGCTGCACGACGTCGACGCCGGACGGCTCGCCGCGATCGAACGGGTCCTCGCCGAACAGGCCGCCGGGGTGGCCGGCGCGCCGCGGGTGCGCGTGGCGACGGACCTCGCCGACGCACTGTCCGATGTGGACTTCGTGTTCTCCGCCATCCGGGTCGGCGGCCTGCGCGGGCGCCGGCTGGACGAGCAGCTCGCGCACGCGGAAGGCGTGCTGGGCCAGGAAACCGTCGGCGCGGGCGGGATCGCGTACGGCCTGCGGACGATCCCGGTCGCGGTCGAGCTGGCGCGGCTGATCGGCGAGCTGGCGCCCCGCGCGTGGGTCATCAACTTCACGAACCCGGCCGGGATGGTCACCGAAGCGATGGCCGCGCACCTCGGCGGCCGGGTGCTCGGCATCTGCGACTCGCCGGTGGGACTGTGCCGCCGCGTCGCAGGCGCGCTCGGCATCGACCCGGCGACGGCGTGGTTCGACTACGCAGGCCTCAACCACCTGGGCTGGCTGCGCGCGGTCCGCGTCGGCGGCGAAGACGTCCTGCCACGGCTGCTCGCCGACCCCGGGGCGCTGGAGTCGTTCGAGGAGGGGAAGCTCTTCGGCGCTTCCTGGCTGCGTGCTTTGGGCGCCGTGCCGAACGAATACCTGCACTATTACTACTTCGCGCGGGAGGCGGCGTCGTCGTCGGCCTCGCGGGGTGCGCTTCTCCTGGAGCAGCAACGGGATTTCTACGCCGAACCTTCGCTGGCGGCGTGGGATCGCACGCGCTTGGAGCGGGAAGCGACGTATATGGCCGAAACGCGCGAGGGGGAGCGTGACGATCTCGAAGGCGGCGGATACGAAAACGTCGCGCTGGCGCTGATGCGCGCTATCGCTTTCGGGGAACGCACGAACCTGATCCTCAACGTGCGCAACGGATCCGCGTTGCCGGACGTGCCGCCGGACGCGGTCGTCGAGGTGCCGTGCGTCGTCGACGCGAACGGGGCGCGCCCGCTCGCGGTCTCGCCGCTGCCCGGCCACGCACTCGGCCTGGTGACCGCGATCAAGGCCGTCGAGCGGGCGACGATCGAAGCGGCGACGACGGGTTCGCGCGAGGCGGCGCTGCGGGCGTTCGCGCTGCACCCGCTGATCGACTCGGTTTCGGTGGCGCGGCGGCTGCTCGACGCGTACGCCGCCGCGCACCCGGAACTTTCTTACCTGGCTTAG
- a CDS encoding DeoR/GlpR family DNA-binding transcription regulator produces MLPQRRHELILRALRAEGPAPVGVLAERLGVSQATVRRDLVRLDREGRLTRVHGGAMAAAGDGEPFAPVAEHADEKEAVARRAAALVADGDTVLLDVGTTAHRLARHLRDRALTVITSSLAVYEELKDAADVELVLLGGVVRRGQHSMVGFLTEDALRQVRAGTVFLGASGVRGDGHVMDSTVVEVPLKRAMVAAADRVVLLADAGKFPGTGLAKVCGPDALDVVVTSAGADEPTCAALAGAGVEVLR; encoded by the coding sequence ATGCTGCCCCAGCGTCGCCACGAGCTGATCCTGCGGGCCCTCCGCGCGGAGGGGCCGGCGCCGGTCGGCGTGCTGGCCGAGCGGCTCGGCGTCAGCCAGGCCACCGTGCGCCGGGATCTGGTGCGGCTCGACCGCGAAGGCCGGCTGACCCGGGTCCACGGCGGCGCCATGGCGGCGGCCGGCGACGGCGAGCCGTTCGCGCCCGTGGCCGAGCACGCCGACGAAAAGGAAGCCGTGGCCCGGCGCGCGGCCGCGCTCGTCGCCGACGGCGACACCGTGCTCCTCGACGTCGGCACCACCGCGCACCGGCTGGCGCGGCACCTGCGCGACCGCGCGCTGACGGTGATCACCAGCAGCCTCGCCGTCTACGAAGAGCTGAAGGACGCCGCCGACGTCGAACTCGTCCTGCTCGGCGGCGTCGTCCGGCGCGGGCAGCACTCGATGGTGGGGTTCCTGACCGAGGACGCGCTGCGCCAGGTGCGCGCCGGCACTGTTTTCCTCGGCGCGAGCGGGGTCCGCGGCGACGGCCACGTGATGGACTCGACGGTCGTCGAAGTGCCGCTGAAGCGGGCGATGGTGGCCGCGGCGGACCGGGTGGTGCTGCTCGCCGACGCAGGCAAGTTCCCCGGGACCGGGCTGGCGAAGGTCTGCGGACCGGACGCGCTCGACGTCGTCGTCACCAGCGCCGGGGCCGACGAACCGACCTGCGCCGCGCTGGCCGGCGCCGGGGTGGAGGTGCTGCGGTGA
- a CDS encoding PfkB family carbohydrate kinase codes for MPVEPVPETDVFLSGPLFFDLVFTGLEQPPAPGQEVWTGGMGSGPGGIANFAVALSRLGLRTSLAAAFGTDVYGRYCWDVLSRQEHIDLSRSRRFPEWHSPVTVSLAYAGDRAMITHGHAPPVPVAELAGSPPRSRATVAHIGLDTAEWVHTAHQAGSLVFADVGWDPSEAWSAALLDQLGCCHAFLPNDVEAMAYTRTDTPEAALAKLADLVPVAVITRGGDGVLAVDGTTGETAAVSALPVDVLDATGAGDVFGAGFLAATLTGWPLAERLRFACLTASLSVQHFGGALAAPGWHEIAEWHARTRRPDYGFLDEVLPSETVAGIRRGPVTLGFGDDSWR; via the coding sequence GTGCCGGTTGAGCCTGTACCCGAAACCGATGTCTTCCTGTCCGGCCCGCTGTTCTTCGACCTGGTGTTCACCGGGCTCGAACAACCGCCGGCGCCGGGCCAGGAGGTGTGGACGGGCGGCATGGGCTCCGGGCCGGGCGGGATCGCGAACTTCGCCGTCGCGCTGAGCCGCCTCGGCCTGCGGACGTCGCTGGCGGCCGCGTTCGGCACCGACGTCTACGGGCGCTACTGCTGGGACGTCCTTTCGCGGCAGGAGCACATCGACCTGTCCCGCTCGCGGCGGTTCCCGGAGTGGCACTCCCCCGTCACGGTCTCCCTCGCCTACGCCGGCGACCGCGCGATGATCACCCACGGCCACGCGCCGCCCGTCCCGGTCGCGGAGCTGGCCGGCTCGCCGCCGCGGAGCCGCGCGACGGTCGCGCACATCGGCCTCGACACCGCGGAGTGGGTCCACACCGCGCACCAGGCCGGCAGCCTGGTCTTCGCCGACGTCGGCTGGGACCCGTCCGAGGCCTGGTCGGCCGCGTTGCTCGACCAGCTCGGGTGCTGCCACGCGTTCCTGCCGAACGACGTCGAAGCGATGGCCTACACCCGCACGGACACCCCGGAAGCGGCGCTGGCGAAGCTCGCGGACCTGGTCCCGGTCGCGGTGATCACCCGCGGCGGCGACGGGGTGCTGGCGGTCGACGGCACGACGGGCGAAACGGCGGCCGTCTCGGCCCTGCCGGTCGACGTCCTCGACGCGACGGGCGCGGGCGACGTCTTCGGGGCGGGCTTCCTCGCCGCGACGCTGACCGGCTGGCCGCTCGCGGAGCGCCTCCGCTTCGCGTGCTTGACGGCGAGCTTGTCGGTCCAGCACTTCGGCGGCGCGCTCGCCGCCCCCGGCTGGCACGAGATCGCCGAGTGGCACGCGCGCACCCGCCGCCCGGACTACGGGTTCCTGGACGAAGTCCTGCCGTCGGAGACGGTGGCGGGCATCCGCCGCGGCCCGGTCACGCTCGGGTTCGGCGACGACAGCTGGCGCTAG
- a CDS encoding VOC family protein: protein MEWTLEVVVVPVSDIDRAKAFYADQLGFTLDHDVAPAPGVRIVQLTPPGSGCSVVIGKGAVPDMPPGSMKGLQLVVKDLPKAHAELRERGVDVGDIQVVGAGPWDGKADLDNVGFVFFADPDGNSWAVQQISSRR, encoded by the coding sequence ATGGAATGGACGCTCGAAGTGGTCGTGGTCCCGGTGTCCGACATCGACCGCGCCAAGGCCTTCTACGCCGATCAGCTCGGGTTCACCCTCGACCACGACGTCGCGCCCGCCCCGGGCGTGCGGATCGTCCAGCTGACCCCGCCGGGCTCGGGCTGCTCGGTGGTGATCGGCAAAGGCGCGGTGCCGGACATGCCGCCGGGGTCGATGAAGGGCCTGCAACTCGTGGTCAAGGACCTGCCGAAGGCGCACGCGGAACTGCGGGAACGCGGGGTCGACGTGGGTGACATCCAGGTCGTCGGCGCGGGCCCGTGGGACGGCAAGGCTGACCTGGACAACGTGGGCTTCGTCTTCTTCGCCGACCCGGACGGCAATTCCTGGGCGGTCCAGCAGATCTCGTCCCGCCGCTAG
- a CDS encoding CGNR zinc finger domain-containing protein has product MVTAAPGEDRSPALALVNTRRLSPGGDVDDLAEPHGAAAWLRRHDLPAAALNPAGVARLSELRGAVRELLAALVDDREPDAAAVSAVNAAARADAAAPQLVWRGGPLREWRSTRPGTLDEAVAALARDAIDVVGGDLGRLVRPCEAHGCVRFFFREHARRRWCSTTCGDRVRAARHQRLVVEQRGASAE; this is encoded by the coding sequence GTGGTCACTGCGGCACCCGGCGAGGACCGCTCGCCCGCGCTGGCGCTGGTCAACACCCGGCGGTTGAGCCCGGGCGGCGACGTCGACGACCTCGCCGAACCGCACGGCGCCGCCGCCTGGCTGCGCCGGCACGACCTGCCGGCGGCGGCGCTGAACCCGGCCGGCGTGGCCCGGCTGAGCGAACTGCGCGGTGCCGTCCGCGAACTGCTGGCCGCGCTGGTGGACGACCGCGAACCCGACGCCGCCGCCGTGTCGGCGGTGAACGCGGCCGCTCGCGCCGACGCCGCCGCGCCCCAGCTCGTCTGGCGGGGCGGCCCGCTGCGCGAATGGCGCAGCACCCGGCCGGGCACCCTCGACGAGGCCGTGGCGGCACTGGCCCGCGACGCGATCGACGTCGTCGGCGGCGACCTCGGCCGGCTGGTCCGCCCGTGCGAAGCGCACGGCTGCGTCCGCTTCTTCTTCCGCGAGCACGCCCGCCGCCGCTGGTGCTCCACGACCTGCGGCGACCGGGTCCGCGCGGCCCGGCACCAGCGGCTCGTGGTCGAGCAGCGCGGGGCTTCGGCCGAGTAG
- a CDS encoding alpha/beta fold hydrolase, with protein MVAVHHRHATVAGHRLFYREAGPADAPTIVLLHGFPTSSHMFRHLIPALADRYHVVAPDYLGAGASDAPPVTEFAYTFDALADLTLGLLDEIGLTHFALYIQDFGSPVGLRIATANPDRVTAIVTQNGNAYVEGLGAGLPQKLAAGTLTEDDLRAMVTLEATKAQYLDGVPDPSLVSPDVWIHDQALLDRPGAAAIQQALLAGYHHNIGLYPKFHEYFRTSQVPLLAVWGANDEIFVADGARAYARDLPDAEIHLLDSGHFALETHLDAIAGYIRGFLGRVVG; from the coding sequence ATGGTCGCCGTGCACCACCGCCACGCCACCGTCGCCGGGCACCGGCTCTTCTACCGGGAGGCCGGGCCCGCGGACGCGCCCACGATCGTGCTGCTCCACGGGTTCCCGACGAGCTCGCACATGTTCCGGCACCTCATCCCGGCGCTGGCCGACCGCTACCACGTCGTCGCGCCCGACTACCTGGGCGCGGGCGCGTCCGACGCCCCGCCGGTGACGGAGTTCGCCTACACCTTCGACGCGCTCGCCGACCTCACGCTCGGCCTGCTCGACGAGATCGGCCTGACCCACTTCGCGCTCTACATCCAGGACTTCGGCTCGCCGGTCGGCCTGCGCATCGCGACCGCCAACCCGGACCGGGTGACGGCGATCGTCACGCAGAACGGCAACGCCTACGTCGAAGGGCTGGGCGCCGGGCTGCCGCAGAAGCTCGCCGCCGGCACGCTGACCGAGGACGACCTGCGGGCCATGGTCACCCTCGAAGCCACCAAGGCGCAGTACCTCGACGGCGTGCCCGACCCGTCACTGGTCAGCCCGGACGTCTGGATCCACGACCAGGCCCTGCTCGACCGGCCCGGCGCCGCGGCGATCCAGCAGGCGCTGCTCGCCGGCTACCACCACAACATCGGCCTGTACCCGAAGTTCCACGAGTACTTCCGGACCAGCCAGGTCCCGCTGCTCGCCGTCTGGGGCGCCAACGACGAGATCTTCGTCGCCGACGGCGCCCGCGCCTACGCCCGCGACCTGCCCGACGCCGAGATCCACCTCCTCGATTCGGGGCACTTCGCGCTGGAGACGCACCTCGACGCCATCGCCGGGTACATCCGCGGGTTCCTCGGGCGGGTAGTGGGTTAG
- a CDS encoding SDR family NAD(P)-dependent oxidoreductase, translating to MTLLAGKNAIVYGAGGRIGSAVAAAFAGEGATVFLAGRTRARLEEVAARIRADGGAAETAEVDALDERAVDEHADAVAARGGLHVSFNLISHGDVQGKPLAEMALADYERPVVTAVRTQFLTARAAARHMIGQRSGAILLFGGDADPVREYPVGGLQVAFHALEAMRRQLAAELGPHGIRTVTLRTGGIPEVLPAGFPGRDAIEKNIVGKTMLGRAATLADVGAVAAFVASDRARTMTAATVNVSAGALVD from the coding sequence ATGACCCTGCTCGCAGGCAAGAACGCCATCGTCTACGGCGCCGGCGGCCGGATCGGCTCGGCCGTCGCCGCCGCTTTCGCCGGGGAAGGCGCCACCGTCTTCCTCGCCGGGCGGACCCGGGCGCGGCTGGAGGAAGTCGCCGCGCGGATCCGGGCCGACGGCGGCGCGGCCGAGACCGCGGAGGTCGACGCGCTCGACGAGCGGGCCGTCGACGAGCACGCCGACGCCGTCGCCGCGCGGGGTGGGCTGCACGTGTCGTTCAACCTGATCTCGCACGGCGACGTCCAGGGCAAGCCGCTGGCCGAGATGGCGCTCGCGGACTACGAACGGCCGGTGGTGACCGCCGTGCGCACCCAGTTCCTGACCGCGCGCGCGGCGGCGCGGCACATGATCGGGCAGCGGTCCGGCGCCATCCTGCTGTTCGGGGGCGACGCGGATCCCGTGCGCGAGTACCCCGTCGGCGGGCTGCAGGTGGCCTTCCACGCGCTCGAGGCGATGCGCCGCCAGCTCGCCGCCGAGCTGGGGCCGCACGGGATCCGGACGGTGACGCTGCGGACGGGCGGCATCCCCGAAGTGCTCCCGGCCGGTTTTCCCGGCCGCGACGCGATCGAGAAGAACATCGTGGGCAAGACGATGCTCGGCCGCGCGGCGACCCTCGCCGACGTCGGGGCGGTGGCGGCGTTCGTCGCGTCCGACCGGGCCCGCACGATGACGGCGGCCACGGTCAACGTCAGCGCCGGGGCGCTGGTCGACTAA
- the ribA gene encoding GTP cyclohydrolase II RibA, whose translation MTGAVVHQLEGAEGAFRAIVLDGGPEWMNPPSAAVYGEPVDGCPVRIHSRCLYGEIFESTNCDCRWQLQESLRIIRKHGSGVLVYLDQEGRGAGLFAKAEGYELSQKKGLDTFASYAALGYKADSRSYGDAAALLAQLELKSVQLLTNNPAKISALEAAGIKAEMRQLVQPDPSGETVRYLAAKEVHGHAILPRPA comes from the coding sequence GTGACCGGAGCAGTGGTGCACCAGCTGGAGGGTGCGGAGGGGGCGTTCCGCGCGATCGTCCTCGACGGCGGGCCCGAATGGATGAACCCGCCGAGCGCGGCGGTCTACGGCGAGCCCGTGGACGGGTGCCCCGTCCGCATCCACTCCCGGTGCCTCTACGGCGAAATCTTCGAGTCCACGAACTGCGACTGCCGCTGGCAGCTGCAGGAATCCCTCCGCATCATCCGGAAGCACGGCTCGGGCGTGCTGGTCTACCTCGACCAGGAGGGCCGTGGCGCCGGCTTGTTCGCGAAAGCGGAGGGGTACGAGCTGTCGCAGAAGAAGGGCCTGGACACCTTCGCGAGCTACGCGGCACTCGGGTACAAGGCGGACAGCCGGTCCTACGGGGACGCCGCGGCCCTGCTCGCGCAGCTCGAGCTCAAGTCGGTGCAGCTGCTGACCAACAACCCGGCGAAGATCTCGGCGCTCGAGGCGGCGGGCATCAAGGCGGAGATGCGCCAGCTGGTGCAGCCGGACCCGAGCGGCGAGACGGTGCGGTACCTCGCGGCCAAGGAAGTGCACGGGCACGCGATCCTGCCGCGCCCCGCCTGA
- a CDS encoding PfkB family carbohydrate kinase, which produces MARYDATVEGVRSVFLKLRTRSGLTVERLDATEVDVRLLAELPAVRRRARETGESEGEAIVHVVTSAAAALDPADLLIADAALALGVLRARVGERPEIDRLYADDLGERRRALAEGWEALHALVGVSSEYPPPTVRSLRGSIETRTLGVLAERCVHDVEPVVAEPAGDSVGAVVVVGSAVTDHVVVSDELPEVGEAVQAQSFDVHPGGKGLLLAVAGRRLGLDARLVTAIGGDSQAQDLLQFMRKEGLSTALVKETPGVANPRALVLVSQTGETRYLGWMNKDEVSLSREDLRAPRVRDAMAEADAVLVTLEPPMDTIKWALSAAATQARKPLVLLQASPPRSAPQQLYRLLRGVDYLVGRESELRRLLSDPDSPQSLDDLARSLLALGVGAVCVVENFGCRIRSSVISRDIEGPPVPLDDAPGVREAFSAALIQKLIQEGAGRSREEALHWAIAAMATNPTLDEIADSMPGLEEVERTLETDQTLETP; this is translated from the coding sequence ATGGCGAGATACGACGCCACCGTCGAGGGCGTCCGGAGCGTCTTCCTCAAGCTGAGGACGCGCAGCGGGCTCACTGTCGAGCGCCTCGACGCGACCGAGGTCGACGTCCGCCTGCTCGCCGAGCTGCCCGCCGTCCGCCGCCGCGCCCGCGAGACCGGCGAGTCCGAAGGCGAAGCGATCGTCCACGTCGTGACTTCCGCCGCCGCCGCGCTCGACCCGGCCGACCTCCTGATCGCGGACGCCGCGCTGGCGCTCGGTGTACTCCGCGCGCGCGTGGGCGAGCGCCCCGAGATCGACCGCCTGTACGCCGACGACCTGGGCGAGCGCCGCCGCGCGCTGGCCGAGGGGTGGGAGGCCCTGCACGCGCTGGTCGGCGTCTCGAGCGAGTACCCGCCGCCGACGGTCCGGAGCCTCCGCGGCTCCATCGAGACCCGGACGCTGGGCGTGCTGGCCGAACGCTGCGTCCACGACGTCGAGCCCGTGGTGGCCGAGCCCGCCGGCGACAGCGTGGGTGCCGTCGTGGTGGTCGGCAGCGCGGTGACCGACCACGTCGTGGTTTCGGACGAGCTGCCCGAGGTCGGCGAGGCCGTCCAGGCGCAGTCCTTCGACGTGCACCCGGGCGGCAAGGGCCTTCTCCTCGCGGTGGCCGGGCGGCGCCTCGGTCTCGACGCGCGGCTCGTCACCGCGATCGGCGGCGACTCCCAGGCCCAGGACCTGCTGCAGTTCATGCGCAAGGAAGGCCTGTCGACCGCGCTGGTCAAGGAAACCCCCGGCGTCGCCAACCCGCGGGCGCTGGTGCTCGTCAGCCAGACCGGCGAGACCCGGTACCTCGGCTGGATGAACAAGGACGAGGTCTCGCTGTCCAGAGAGGACCTTCGCGCGCCGCGCGTCCGGGACGCGATGGCCGAGGCGGACGCCGTGCTGGTCACCCTCGAACCGCCGATGGACACGATCAAGTGGGCGCTGTCGGCCGCGGCCACGCAGGCGCGGAAACCCCTGGTGCTGCTGCAGGCTTCGCCACCCCGCTCCGCTCCGCAGCAGCTCTACCGGCTCCTGCGCGGGGTCGACTACCTCGTCGGCCGCGAAAGCGAGCTGCGCCGGCTGCTGTCCGATCCGGACAGTCCACAATCACTCGACGACCTGGCCCGGTCACTGCTCGCGCTGGGAGTGGGCGCGGTCTGTGTCGTCGAGAATTTTGGTTGTAGGATCCGCTCGAGCGTGATCTCCCGCGACATCGAGGGCCCGCCGGTCCCGCTCGACGACGCACCAGGCGTCCGCGAAGCTTTTTCCGCGGCGCTCATCCAAAAACTCATTCAAGAGGGTGCCGGCCGGAGCCGCGAGGAAGCCCTGCACTGGGCGATCGCGGCGATGGCGACGAACCCGACTCTCGACGAGATCGCCGACTCGATGCCGGGTCTCGAGGAGGTCGAGCGCACCCTCGAGACCGACCAGACCCTGGAGACCCCGTGA